The genomic window CACGCTGGCCCCCCTTCGGGCAGGTGATGCGCCATGACCGGCCACGCCTTCACCCTTGCCGACACGGCCCTGATCGCCCTGCCCTCGGGCGCGCTGCACTGGCCCGATGCGGGGCTGCTGGTGGTGTCAGACCTGCATTTCGGCAAGTCCGCCCGGCTCGCCCGGCGCGGCGGCGCGCTCTTGCCGCCCTACGAGGTGCGCGCCACGCTGACCCGGCTTGATGCCGATCTGGCGGTCACGGGGGCCGCACGGGTGATCTGCCTTGGCGACAGCTTCGACGATCTGGATGCCGGGACGCAGTTGGACGACAGCGACCGGCTGTGGCTCACGCGCCTGATGGCGGGGCGCGACTGGACGTGGGTGCTGGGCAACCACGACCCCGGCCCGCTCGACCTTGGCGGCAGCCACCGCGCCGAGGCGCACCTGCCGCCGCTGACCTTCCGCCACATCGCCGAACCCGGCGCGCGGGCGGAGGTTTCCGGCCACTACCACCCCAAGGCCCGCCTTGCCGGGCAGGCGCGGCCCTGTTTCCTGCTGGATGCCGACCGCCTGATCCTGCCCGCCTACGGCACCTATACCGGGGGCCTGTGGTGCCACGATCCGGCCCTTGCCGCGCTGATGGCGCAGAACGCGCTGGCGATCCTGACCGGCTCGCGCGCCATCCCCCTGCCGATGCCGCGGCGCTAGACCGTCAGCCCCTCGGGTTCCGGCAACCCGTGCGCCCGGCAGCAGGCGGTCACGGTATTTGCCAGCAGGCAGGCAATCGTCATCGGCCCCACGCCGCCCGGCACCGGGGTAATGGCCCCCGCCACCAGCGACGCAGACGCGAAATCGACATCCCCCACCAGCCGCATCTTGCCGTCACGCTCCACCCGGTTGATGCCCACGTCGATCACCGTCGCCCCCGGCTTCACATAGTCGCCGGTGATCATCTCGGGCCGCCCCACCGCCGCCACCAGAATGTCGGCGCCACGACAGACCGCCGCCAGATCGCGGGTCCGGCTGTGCGCAATGGTCACCGTGCAGCTTTCCCCCAGCAGCAGTTGCGCCATCGGCTTGCCGACGATGTTGCTGCGCCCGACCACCACCGCGTTCATCCCCGACAGGCTGCCGTGCAGGTCGCGCAGCATCATCAGGCAGCCCAGCGGCGTGCAGGGCACCATGCTCTTCTGCCCGGTGCCCAGCAGCCCGACGTTCGATATGTGAAAGCCGTCAACGTCCTTCGCCGGGTTGATCGCATTGATCACCAGATCGGAATCCAGATGAGCAGGCAGCGGCAACTGCACGAGAATGCCGTGGATTTCCGGATCGGCGTTCAGCCGCGCGATCAGCGCCAGCAGATCGGCCTCGGACGTGTCGGCAGGCAGCTTGTGTTCGATCGAGACCATCCCGACCTCGACCGTCTGCTTGCCCTTGGCGCCCACATAGACCTGCGAAGCCGGGTCTTCGCCCACCAGAACCACCGCCAGCCCCGGCCTCAGCCCGTGGTCGGCCGCCAGCCGTGCCACATGGGCGCCCACCCGCGCCCGAACCCGCGCCGCAAAGGCCTTGCCGTCGATCAGTCCTGCGGTCATTCCTCGTCCTTCCCCAGATGGCTTTCCTCGCGCTCGATCGACCAGTCGACCAGCTTGCGCCACAGCTTTTCAAGCTTGTCGGGCGGCAGCCCGTGGCTCGTCGCATGGCGCCGCACGTTGGCGATCACCTCTTCCACCCGGCTGCCGATCCGGGCGGGAAGGCCGACCTCGGTCTTGATCTCGACCGCCCGGTCGATGTAGCCGACGCGCTGCGCGAACAGCGCCACCAGTTCCTCGTCCAGCCGGTCGATCTCGGCCCGAAGCTCGGCCATCGTCGTGCATTCTGCCGGGGTTTTCATCTTGCGCCTCGTCATCAGAAAGGATGGCGCCTCTTAC from Paracoccaceae bacterium Fryx2 includes these protein-coding regions:
- the folD gene encoding bifunctional methylenetetrahydrofolate dehydrogenase/methenyltetrahydrofolate cyclohydrolase FolD — its product is MTAGLIDGKAFAARVRARVGAHVARLAADHGLRPGLAVVLVGEDPASQVYVGAKGKQTVEVGMVSIEHKLPADTSEADLLALIARLNADPEIHGILVQLPLPAHLDSDLVINAINPAKDVDGFHISNVGLLGTGQKSMVPCTPLGCLMMLRDLHGSLSGMNAVVVGRSNIVGKPMAQLLLGESCTVTIAHSRTRDLAAVCRGADILVAAVGRPEMITGDYVKPGATVIDVGINRVERDGKMRLVGDVDFASASLVAGAITPVPGGVGPMTIACLLANTVTACCRAHGLPEPEGLTV
- a CDS encoding chorismate mutase, whose protein sequence is MKTPAECTTMAELRAEIDRLDEELVALFAQRVGYIDRAVEIKTEVGLPARIGSRVEEVIANVRRHATSHGLPPDKLEKLWRKLVDWSIEREESHLGKDEE
- the pdeM gene encoding ligase-associated DNA damage response endonuclease PdeM codes for the protein MTGHAFTLADTALIALPSGALHWPDAGLLVVSDLHFGKSARLARRGGALLPPYEVRATLTRLDADLAVTGAARVICLGDSFDDLDAGTQLDDSDRLWLTRLMAGRDWTWVLGNHDPGPLDLGGSHRAEAHLPPLTFRHIAEPGARAEVSGHYHPKARLAGQARPCFLLDADRLILPAYGTYTGGLWCHDPALAALMAQNALAILTGSRAIPLPMPRR